Proteins co-encoded in one Plasmodium reichenowi strain SY57 chromosome 10, whole genome shotgun sequence genomic window:
- a CDS encoding E3 ubiquitin-protein ligase, putative: MNQVDDYDYFCHSCEDVKRTSDVEIIYNGEIKCKGCNNVGFVEKIDEDDPLSFHSLHTSRDVGESRSGPNSRNDNNSNNNSNNDSNNNSNNTNSRHYSYRNMNNFGYRTNIPTRSRRNNHSNNNNNNNDDDGSNNNRHNSSNSNNNNNNNNTRSSHVRGEHDNFFNDFMLFRNMYQQIFNPSFRAADAEVHFTAAVGSSNNSNDINRHNNNRNNSTSNTNNNNNNNNNNNNNNNNNNNNNNNMGNRNSSRNNENTNETNENETSQNDNRNRNIFGRTYSYNRNTRNPRIITRAIDITNIPFNSPGRFNFHDLIDNMFANTFDNISLDQVLTIIMESDPSRNGPPPASEEVIKNLKVETLTEERAKELESCAICREEYKENDEVHRITDNERCRHVFHCSCIIPWLKERNSCPTCRFELPTDDQEYNCKREELRERLNSEMSRNNTYNSTDNNNDNNNDNNNNNDNNNDNNNDNNNNNNNDKSNNNNNDNNNNTDNNNNNNNSNNNNGNNNNSNNNNSRRHNADEANYNTLGDDYDINILDSFTNEQTTSILQQVFNSFLSGSNDTYRIDRIYLSPDNYFSYSTNRNRNNINDENVEVIQVEETRSDYNESHDETNENNEKEEINREEGNEEEKRSKRKKTNDYDDNKDVYNSASGSNSNNSNNSNNNNNNNKGNEKNERNEDMYNVSSGSNNNRNSSSRSNYYNNRYRYNNYRRSNRRNMDQDYFNIQDDEVEEENYYYCTPPNETIKNNTRGQRNNDTDNVRNNNNNNDKHNDNKHNDNKNNDNDNNTRRRNNYYDNNSYNNPSYLHENVFDTSNVYVISERTHSNDRSNDSNTRTISQLYLTDLSDVFANFNYSCNFNDDQYIINNEDDHTKDHDGKDEQEGEKEKTKNVNSDHVESNINDTGVSLGGPKEKKNNDKNEHHVKEKRASFEINSGKTSTTKKNEKRLYEKVNNTTYSNASNSNNSTRRSRDSDNEKEGSRKKSKNYKNEEEYRQSIKNNNNNNNNEDRRNNNTSCSYKYNNNTDNAHNHNPSDVVNNNESNEEQRNTTKRQSTVKKYLFDKFNWLKSYDNKDKKKNEKNQDSNNKSDENDTEHNQNDDNATGMSKENNDDHTSLL, translated from the coding sequence ATGAATCAAGTTGATGATTATGATTACTTCTGTCATAGTTGTGAAGATGTAAAAAGAACTAGTGATGTTGAAATTATTTACAATGGTGAGATCAAATGTAAGGGTTGTAACAACGTAGGGTTTGTTGAAAAAATTGATGAAGATGACCCTTTGAGTTTTCATTCATTACATACTAGTAGGGATGTAGGAGAAAGTCGAAGTGGGCCGAATAGCagaaatgataataatagtaataataatagtaataatgatagtaacaataatagtaataatacaaatagTAGACATTATAGTTATAGaaatatgaacaatttTGGTTATCGTACCAATATACCAACAAGAAGTCGAAGAAATAACCATagcaataataataataataataatgatgatgatggTAGTAATAACAATCGTCACAATAGtagtaatagtaataataataataataataataatactagAAGTAGTCATGTACGAGGAGAAcatgataatttttttaacgattttatgttatttagAAATATGTACCAACAAATATTTAATCCTTCCTTTCGAGCTGCAGATGCAGAAGTACATTTTACAGCAGCGGTAGGTTCCTCAAACAATTCTAATGATATTAATAgacataataataatagaaataataGCACCAGCAATAccaataataataataataataataataataataataacaacaacaacaataataacaataataataataatatgggTAATAGAAATTCTAGTCgtaataatgaaaatacGAACGAAACTAATGAAAATGAGACTAGCCAAAATGATAATagaaatagaaatatatttggaAGGACCTATAGTTATAATAGGAATACAAGAAATCCACGAATAATAACTAGAGCTATCGATATAACTAATATACCATTTAATTCTCCAGGACGTTTTAATTTCCATGATTTAATAGATAACATGTTTGCGAATActtttgataatatatctttagATCAAGTGTTAACAATAATTATGGAGAGTGACCCATCTCGAAATGGTCCTCCGCCAGCTTCAGAAGAAGTTATTAAGAATTTGAAAGTAGAAACATTAACAGAGGAGAGAGCAAAGGAATTAGAATCATGTGCAATATGTAGAGAGgaatataaagaaaatgatgaagTGCATAGAATTACAGACAATGAGCGATGTAGACATGTCTTTCATTGTTCTTGTATTATACCTTGGTTAAAGGAAAGAAACTCATGTCCTACCTGTAGATTTGAGTTACCTACGGATGATCAGGAGTATAATTGTAAGAGGGAGGAATTGAGGGAAAGATTGAATTCTGAAATGTCTCGAAATAATACCTACAATAGTActgataataataatgataataataatgataataataataataatgataataataatgataataataatgataataataataacaataataatgataaaagtaataacaataataatgataataataataatactgataataataataataataataatagcaataataataacggcaataataataacagcaataataataatagtcGTAGACATAATGCCGATGAAGCGAATTATAATACCTTAGGAGATGACTAcgatattaatatattagaCTCTTTTACAAATGAACAAACGACTTCAATATTACAACAAGTTTTTAATAGTTTTTTATCAGGAAGCAACGATACTTATAGAATAGATAGAATTTATTTATCCCCAGATAATTATTTTAGTTACAGTACTAATAGAAATAGaaacaatataaatgatgagAATGTGGAAGTAATTCAAGTTGAAGAAACCCGTTCGGATTATAATGAATCACATGACGAAACgaatgaaaataatgaaaaggaAGAAATAAATAGGGAGGAAGGAAATGAAGAAGAGAAAAGAAGTAAGAGGAAGAAAACAAATgattatgatgataataaggATGTTTATAATAGTGCAAGTGGtagtaatagtaataatagtaataatagtaataataataataataataataaagggaatgaaaaaaatgagcGTAATGAAGATATGTATAATGTATCTAGTGGTagcaataataatagaaattCATCTTCTAGatcaaattattataacaataGATATcgttataataattatcgACGTAGCAATAGACGTAATATGGATCAAgattattttaatatacaaGATGATGAAGTAGAGgaagaaaattattattattgtacCCCTCCAAACGAaacaattaaaaataatacaagAGGACAAAGAAATAATGACACAGACAATGTAAGaaataacaacaataataatgataaacataatgataataaacataatgataacaaaaataatgataatgataataacaCAAGACGtagaaataattattatgataataattcatataataatccATCTTATTTACATGAAAATGTTTTCGATACATCTAATGTGTACGTAATAAGTGAAAGAACCCATTCGAATGATAGAAGCAACGATAGTAACACGAGAACTATATCACAGCTATATTTAACTGATTTAAGTGATGTTTTTGctaattttaattatagttgtaattttaatgatgaccaatatattataaataatgaagatgatCATACGAAAGATCATGATGGAAAAGATGAACAAGAAGgagaaaaagaaaaaacaaagaaTGTAAATTCTGATCATGTGGAATCCAATATAAATGATACAGGAGTATCTTTAGGTGGCccaaaagaaaaaaaaaacaatgATAAGAATGAACATCATGTAAAAGAGAAAAGGGCATCCTTCGAAATAAATTCTGGTAAGACCAGTACAACTAAAAAGAATGAAAAGAGATTATATGAAAAGGTTAATAATACTACATATAGTAATGCGAGTAATAGTAACAATAGTACAAGGAGAAGTAGAGATAGTGATAATGAGAAAGAGGGAAGtagaaaaaaatcaaagaattataaaaatgaagagGAATACAGACAAAgcattaaaaataataataataataataataatgaagatagaagaaataataacaCAAGCTGTagttataaatataataacaatacAGACAATGCTCATAATCACAATCCTTCCGATGTggttaataataatgaatcAAACGAAGAACAGAGGAATACTACCAAAAGACAAAGTACTGTGAAAAAATACCTTTTCGATAAGTTCAATTGGTTAAAAAgttatgataataaagataaaaaaaaaaatgaaaaaaatcaagattcaaataataaaagtgaTGAAAATGATACGGAACATAATcaaaatgatgataatgcTACAGGTATGTCgaaagaaaataatgacGATCATACATCActtttgtaa